Proteins from one Dermacentor variabilis isolate Ectoservices chromosome 1, ASM5094787v1, whole genome shotgun sequence genomic window:
- the LOC142585151 gene encoding uncharacterized protein LOC142585151 — protein sequence MDTTDTESVEDESEQPQQPYVDIEAVNNTLTEVHQQYNNLLLKYSNALNIIDELKCQLACGVVNKEIAGGWSESNALELRKDVRYLEADITREPLPLAPSKRNSNFVTLRHSGDRINRERAILCASDVGSLPPLEHGQVGLHSPTGVPTFPPENNLREARHIEADCELEALEEPASSCMSVILDPTNDFVSYTAPTSMDDAPKFSSHPCAYDSTRRRSSSHKTASVQRKYHQVAVVYPAQRNAELCTVGCCLAHSCCCCTEQKKSRHRQMDAPHSSCCFNAGLDATFTHLSRKCLWPSSGTSATADTSLFKISSALDIALKLAAELRKNSSSLLQQL from the exons ATGGACACAACCGATACTGAATCGGTAGAAGATGAATCTGAACAACCACAGCAACCGTACGTGGACATCGAAGCAGTCAACAACACGCTAACGGAAGTCCACCAGCAGTACAATAACCTGCTACTCAAGTACTCCAATGCTTTAAATATAATTGACGAGCTTAAATGCCAACTAGCTTGCGGGGTGGTCAATAAAGAAATCGCCGGTGGCTGGAGCGAGTCCAATGCATTGGAACTTCGAAAAGACGTTCGCTATCTCGAGGCTGATATAACACGGGAGCCATTGCCACTGGCCCCAAGTAAGCGAAACTCAAATTTTGTTACGCTACGACATTCTGGAGATCGCATCAATCGAGAGAGGGCGATCCTTTGTGCTTCTGACGTCGGCAGTTTGCCACCGCTAGAACATGGACAAGTTGGGCTGCACTCCCCCACTGGAGTGCCTACTTTTCCACCAGAAAACAACCTGCGGGAAGCGCGTCACATAGAAGCAGACTGTGAACTCGAAGCGTTGGAAGAACCTGCAAGCAGCTGTATGAGTGTCATACTTGACCCTACAAATGACTTTGTTTCATACACAGCCCCCACAAGCATGGATGATGCACCCAAATTTTCATCGCACCCGTGTGCCTATGATAGCACTCGTAGGAGATCTTCGAGTCACAAGACTGCTTCAGTGCAGCGCAAGTACCACCAAGTTGCTGTAGTTTATCCAGCGCAGCGCAATGCCGAGTTGTGCACTGTG GGTTGCTGCCTAGCtcattcctgctgctgctgcactgaaCAAAAGAAATCCAGGCACCGCCAAATGGATGCTCCTCATTCCTCATGCTGCTTCAATGCTGGCCTTGACGCCACGTTTACACATCTTTCAAGAAAATG CCTCTGGCCCTCCAGTGGCACGAGTGCCACCGCAGATACTTCACTATTTAAG ATCTCATCAGCTTTGGACATTGCCCTCAAGCTTGCAGCAGAATTGAGGAAAAATTCCTCTTCTCTGCTTCAACAACTATAG